In Thermosulfurimonas sp. F29, the sequence CACCGCAACCGGCATGTTGTTTTTACCCAATCAGACTCATCAGTACTAAGGAAAGCACCTATAAATTTCCTTCCTATGCAAAAATCTAACAAAAATAATCTTATTTTCTTTAATCTGAAGACCAATCCTATAGTCGCCTATTCTTATTCTATAGAAATCTTTATAACCTTTAAGTTTTTTCAAATCTTTAAATTTACCTCCTGCGATATTCAAAATAACGCAAAAATTCCCCAGGCGGAAGCTCTGAGCGTGTACCTCTAGCTTCGCCTACGAGCTCCTCACCCCCGCGATTGGCATCAAAATTTCTACCATCAACGCCTTTCAAAAAAGCGCCTCTACCCCGAAAGTTCAGGACAAGGCTCAAAAATTCCTAGGTGGAAACCCCAAGAGTGCGGGTAACCAATCCGTTTCAACCTCCGCCCGGAATCTCCTTAGAAGCACCGCAATTAGGATCAAGATGTTCCAACAGAAAGGTTCACTATTTGTGATTCCATTAATTTGTATTCAAGGAATATTAATCACGGTTTCCACTTGACCCGGTAGACCACCATGAAGGGAAAATCGTCCATTACCAGATCAAAATACCGGGGATCGTAACGACGAAGGATGTACATCTGGTTGAAATTACTCTTAAAGGAGCGCTCGTCCACCAGAAAGAGGGTTTCCCCGTAACGGGTGGGGACCACCTCCAGGATGAACCCTCTTTCCCCGAAGCTGCGGGAATGCACTCCCTCGGGAGTCTTAAAGACCATCCTGGAAATATTATAGCTCCGGCCTCCCAGATAAACCCTGTGGGCGGCGAGATCCACCCTTATTCCCCGTCTGCACAAAAGGACCTGCCCCCTTCCCATCCTCCGACATGGAGCGAGATCCAACACCAGACCGAAATGTCCCCTTCGGGTGCGGAAGTCCCAGGTACCGAAATAACCTATCCAGCCGTATTTCGGGGGGAGATCCTGGGTGAAAACCCAGTAAACGGGGTGTTCCGGAGGTGCATAGAAGCGCCCCTTTCGGGCGGAATCCGTAATCTCCTCGGCGGAATGTCCCTCCTCGAGGAGTTTCTTGAGGCCCGTTTTCCCCTCCCGGGCCACGAAGGCGGTGATGTTCCGGGCCTCCTCCGGCGAGGAAGACGCAAAGGAAAGGGCTACATAGTAGGTCTTGGGAGTGGTTTGCGAACCGCCGTCGATAAATACCGCCCGTCTGGAAAGGTAAACGAAGGCGTACCCGTAATCCCACCAGCTCCAGATCCAGGCCCCTTCCGGAAGAATACGGGAGAGTTTCTCCATGTCCCGGGCCACGAAGGAATTGGCCTTGGGCACCGGTACATAGGCGCGACTGCTTCTCTGCCCCCCGAAGACAATCACCCCCACCACGACCATCACCAGAAGGACGAGCAGATTGCGCAGAGAGGAAGAAAGGTCCAGGCCGAGGCGGGGAAGGCTTTTTTCCACGAGAATATGAACGAGAAACCCCAACCCCATCCCCACGAAAGGAGCCAGATACATGGCAAAACGATTCCCTGAACGGAATACCAGAAGACCGATGACGAAGTAAGGCCAGAGGTAGGCCAGGGCTTTTCTTTCCCGTAAAAGAAGTCCCAGGGCCCCGAGAAGCCCCGGCACGAAGAAAAATCTGTTCTGCACGGTAAGCGCAGCCACCTGAGTGACGGATTTGGTCTTCTGGAGCTCGGAAATGGATTGCAGAATGTTGGGATAGTCCCGGAATATTCCCGTCTGGGCGGAGGAGGCGATGGAAAGAATCAGTTCAAAGATCTGCTTAAAAAGGGCCACCGGGGACTTCCAGAGATACCAGAGGTTGGGGAGAAAGAGGATCCCGATAGCCCACCAGTCCCTCCTGAGGAGTTCTCTTCGACCACCCCTTTCCCGGTAAAGAAGAAAGACGAAGATCAGAAACTGGACCAGAATGAGGTGGGGATGGGCGTACCACCAGTAATATAGGAAGGCCCCCGCCGAAGCCACGCCGGCCCACACCAGGGGTCTTCGGCCTCGAAAGTACATGAAAAGGGCCCAGGCTATGAGGATCGGAAAAAATAGATTGAGGGAATCGGTGTCAAAACGGCCGATGCTGGTGCGTATCACATAGATGAAGGCCGTGACCCCGCATAGCCCCCCTAGGAGTCCAGCCGCGGTGTAACCCAGACTCTCCAGGTAAAGAAAAAGGGGGATCACGAAAAGCACCGCGGTAATGGGAGTGTAGTAAAGGGCCACCTTCTCAAGAGGGATCCCCAGCCAGTCGGAAAGTTTGGCCGCCGAAAGACTCATGAGGGGGATCGGAAAGGGATAGGTTACATTTTCGGTCAGGTAATTGTCCGGGACGAAACGATAGGGGTCGGGTTTCCCGGAACGATAGCGTCCCTCCTGCCAGTCCCGGGCCAGACGGGCAAAGTAGAAGGCGTCGTAAGAGGTAAAAATAGGACGATTGTCGTCGAGATACCATATATTTTTCCGTTTCTCCCAGATACGAAGATCGTCGAAACGCAGGCTCAAACCCGCGGCTATCACCAGAAAAACCAGAAGGATTTTGAGGGCCAGGATAACGGCCTCTTTCGGATTAGCCGAACTTGTAGGCCACACCGTAGCCCCCCCGGGGGTAATCCCACTCTATGTTGGCGTGGGGACAGGCCACCCGACAGGAACCGCACTCCACGCAGGCCTGATACCCCACGGTGATCTCTCCCCGGCGGTCCAGACGATAAACCCCCGCCGGACAGAAGTGCAAACAGGGCTTTTCCGCGCATCGTTTGCACACCGTGGGATCTTTTATTTTCAAATGGGCATACTTTTCGTCCACATAGTACTTAAGGGTAAAGATTCGGTCGTCAATGTTGACCCGGGGAAGGGGCTTCATCCCCCACCTCCTTTTTCAGGAAAATCCTCAAGGCGCAGTTTCAGGGTACCCAGAGTTTTCCCTCCTCCAGCACCCTTCGGCGCAACTCCTCTCCGGCCACCCGGAGATCCACCAGATCCACCTTCTGGGGTAGAAGCGATTCCTCCAGGATTTCCTCAAGCTCGGCAAGGAGAGGCCCCAGCTCCTCCCCGCCCTCAAAGGCCAGGTCCACATCCGAATGGGGGGCCTCCTCCCCCCGGGCGCGGGAACCGAAAAGATACACCCTTACCCCTCGACCGGCCAGAAACTCCCGCAAAAACTCTCTCAGGTCCTCTATGGTTCTTATCCTGCGCGGATCTACCATCCCCGCAGAAATCTCCCCATCCTCAGAAAATCCCGCAACAGACCCGCAAGCCCTCGCTTCTTCCGGAATAGCGTGAAGATCTCCCGGAAAACCTCCTCCTTCGCCCGCCCCTGGGCGGTGAGGTAGAGGTGCAACACCTGATTGAGGATTTCGGGATAGATTTCGAAGAAGTGCCGGTTTTCCCGGAGAAACCTCTTGAGTTTGCGAAAGTACTTCAGATCCCGGTAAATGTAACTCTGACGGAAGGCCTCCTCGTAGAGGTAAAGGGCGGCCCGGGAGAAATCCCCCCGCTCGTGGGCAAAAACGGCGGCCTTCCCCGCCATGATTCCGGAGTAAATGGCCAGATTCGTCCCCTCCCGGAAAAGGGGATTCACCAGACCGGCGGCGTCCCCCACCACCATCACCCCGTCGCCACAGAGACGGGGCAGACCCTCGAACCCCCACTCCGGAATGAGGTGCGCCCCGTACTCCAGAATCTCGCCCCCGGAAAGGAGCCGGGAAAGCACCGGGTGTCGCTTGAGGTTCTCCAGAAGCTCGTAGGGTTTGATCCCTTTTTCGGCAAAGTCCGAAAGAAAAAGCCCCACCCCCAGCGACACCGAGGTGGTGTTGGTGTAGAGAAAGCCGCTTCCCGGAAGCCCAAGGGTGGCCTCCCCGATAAGCTCCACCGCAAGCCCTTCCTCCTCCGAAAGACCGAACCTCTTTTCCACCTCGCCTTTCGGAAGCTGGATGACCTCCTTCACCGAAAGGGCCACCTCCTCGGGGGCGAAGTCCCGGGGAACGAGGCCGGCCTTCCGCGTGAGGATCCGGTTCACCCCCTCGGAAATGATGGTTACCGGGGCTCGCACCTCGGCGGGCTCGGGACGATCCCAGCTTCGGGGGCGATCCACCAGAACGCCGGACATTCTCCCCCCTTCCCGGAGCACATCCACCACCCGGACCTTGGGCACCACCAGGACCCCGGCTTCCCGGGCCCTGCCCTCCAGCCAGGGATCAAACCGGGCTCGAAAGGCCGTGTAGGCCCGGGGGGGACCCGTCCTGCGGGTCTCCTCGGTATGGGTAATCTTCACCACCCCGTTTTCCGAAAGGATCCACCAGCCCTCCTCGGTCACCGGGCGTTCAAAGGGTAACCTCTTTTCCGAAAAGAGATCCGGCACCAGAGAAAGGATGGATTCCGTATAGACCACTCCCCCGAAGAGGTTCTTCGCCCCGGAAAAACGTCCGCGCTCAAGCAAAATCACCGAAAGCCCGGCCCGGGCACAGACGATGGCCGCGGAAAGCCCCGCCGGCCCTCCACCAACCACGACCACATCGTAGGAAAAATCGCCCCTCATGCTCCCCCAACCCCAAACTCTTCCATAGCCCTCTCTATCAGCCTTCCCTGAGGCCTAACCATCCCTTCCACCGGATCGTAAAAGAGAACATTTTCCTCCACCAGAAAACGAACCTCCCGGTCCGGCAGCTCCATGTACCTCTTTTTCCCCTCCCGCCTCAGCACCTCCAGGGCCCTTCCCACCCCCTCCGCAAATCCCCTTTCTTCCGCCCGGCGCAACACCCACTCCAGACGGGTGCGTTCCGCAAGAAGCATCGCCCTGAGGGCCTCCCTCTCCCCCCACCCCTCCCTCTTCTTCTCGTAAAGCCGGATCATATCCCCCAGCTTCCCCCCGAGGTAGCACCAAATATCTTCCTTCTCCCGGAAACCGAATTCCTCGTACACCGCAAGGGCTCTCTCCTTCGAAAGATCGTCCACCAGGAGGTAACCGGCCCTTCCCTCCAGATGAGCATCCCGGTAAACCTCCTCCAGAAACAGACTGTCACTGGTAGCACAAAGAATGTGAACCAGGTGTCGCTCCTTGGTCATCCCCACAAAAAAATTGAAGAGCCCACTCAACACCGGTCGGCCCGAAGCGTTCAGCAAATCCTTTATGGTCTGCATCTCGTCAAGAAAAAGCACCGGTTTCAATCCTTCTTCTTCAATTTCGGTAAAATAATCCTCAAGAAAGGCAAAAATGTCCTCCACACTTTCTTTATCTCCGAAGAGAAGATCGAACACTCCTTCGGGAATCGGAATGCCCTTAAGAACCCGCAATGCGCGACTACTCTCCCGGATCAATTCCTTCAAAAAGTTTTTTATTTCCGCATGTTTTTGTTTTCTTACCAGAAACAGGACCCTTATGAGGTCTTCGACTTTTCGCACATTGCGCCAGCGAAAATTTATGTAAAAGGAACAGTACCCCTCGGGCAGGGTCTCCAGGAGGTGGATGAGAAGGGCGGTCTTACCGGTGTTTATGGGTCCGTACACGAAATACAGCAGATGCGGAACCCCGCCGAGAATGGACCTCAGCCTCCGTGCTTCCTCCTCCCTGTCGAAGAATTTGACCTCAGGGCTCCCCATGGCCCTTTTCCTTCCTCACGGCCTCGATGAGGGCCGGAAGGATCTCGTAAAGGTCGCCCACGATGCCGAGATCCGCGATCCGGAAGATGGGAGCCTCGGGATCCGTGTTCACCGCGATGACGAAGTCCGAGTTCTGCATCCCCACCCGGTGCTGAATGGCCCCGGAAATGCCGAAGGCGAGGTACACCCTGGGTCTCACCGTCTTTCCGGTCTGCCCCACCTGGTGCTCGTAATCTATCCAGCCGGCGTCCACCACCGCCCGACTGGCCCCCACCTCCCCTCCCAGGAGAGCGGCGAGCTCCTTCAGCAGGTCAAAACCCTCGGGCCCTCCCAGCCCCCGTCCGCCGGAAACGATAACCTCCGCGTATTCGAGATTGACGGTCTTCTCCTTCGGGATGAAGCCCACCCGCTTGACCCGCACCTCGTCCTCGCTAAGGCCCAGTTCCTCCCTTACGATCTCCCCTTCGCGGGAAGGATCTCTTTCCGGAAGGGGAAAGGTCCGGGGGCGGACCGTGGACATCTGGGGCCGGTGATCCGGGCAGAGGATGCTGGCCATGATGTTCCCGCCGAAGGCCGGACGGGTCATGATGAGGTTTTTGGTCTCCGGATCGATCTCGAGTCCGGTCACATCGGCGGTAAGCCCGGTCTCAAGGGCCGTGGCGATGGAGCCGGCAAGATCCCGGCCCAGGGTGGTGGCCCCCAGCAAAAGGATCTCCGGCCGATACTTTTCGCACAGCCTGATGATCCCGTGGGCGTAGGTCTCGTTCCGGTAATATTCCAGGACGGGGTCGTCCACGAGATAGACCCTTTCGGCCCCGTAGGCGATGGCCTCCCGGGCCAGGGGTTCGACCCCGTGTCCCAGAACCAGGGCCTCCACCCCGCCCGAAAGGTCCTTCGCCAGCTCCCGCGCCTTGCCCAGAAGCTCCCAGGACACCGGATGGGCTCTCCCCTCCTCCTGTTCCACGAAGACCCAGACCCGGGGGTTCACAGGACCCCCCTTTCTTTGAGAGCCGATACGATCCTTCTTACCGCTTCCTCCACCCCCACCTCGGACACGAAGATCCTCTCCCCGGGGCTCTTAAGCTCCGGGGTAAAGACGCGATGGACCCGGGTGGGAGACCCCTTGAGCCCCAGTTTTTCCCGGGCAAAGGGCACGGGCTCGGAGGCGGTAAAGACCTCGGGACGCACCCGCGCCGCCCGAATGAGCTCCGAAAGGGGGGCAAAGGGAGGCTCGGCCACCTCCCTGTCGCAGGTGAGAAGCACCGGAAGCGGGGCCTTAAGGATCTCCAGGCCTCGTTCCGTCTTCCTATGGACCACGATCTCCCGGGCCTCCGGATCCAGCCTTTCCACCCTGACGGCGTAGGTTATGAGAGGAAGGTTAAGCCTTCGGGCCACCCCGGGCCCCACCTGCGCGGTATCACCGTCAATGGCCTGTTTCCCGAAAAGGAGAAGATCAAAAGGGGTCTCGCGGGCGAGATGCCTTATGGCCTCGGCCAGGGTGTAGCTCGTGGCCAGGGTGTCGGCCCCGGCAAACTTCCGGTCCGAAAGGAGGATCACCCGGTCGGCACCGCACTCCACGGCCTCCCTCAGGGCGGCCTCGGCCTGCGGCGGCCCCATGGTGATCACCGTAATCCGCCCCCCGTACCGCCTCTTGAGCTCCGAGGCCAGGGCCAGGGCGTGCACATCGTAGGGATTTACGATGGAGGGTACCCCCTCCCGCACCAGGGTCCCGGTCTCCGGATTGATTCGGATGTTCGTGGTGTCCGGAACCTGTTTTATGGAAACCAGGATGTTCATGCCCTCTCCCCGAATCTAATAATGGCAGAAAGGTCCTCAAGAATCAAGTAGCAGGAGGGTACCAGGATCAGGGTAATCACCGTGGCGAAGAGCACCCCGAAGGCCAGACTTATGGCCATGGGAATCAGAAATCGGGCCTGAAGGCTCTTTTCGAGAATCATGGGAAAAAGTCCCAAGAAGGTGGTGAGCGTGGTGAGAATCACCGGCCGGAACCGCCGCACGCACGCGGTAATCACCGCCTCGGAGAGCGGGATTCCCTCCCCTTTCAGTCGATTTATCAGGTCCACCAGGATGATGGCGTCGTTCACCACCACCCCGGAAAGCCCCACGATGCCGAAGAGACTCAGGATGGAGAGCTGATACCCCAGCAGGATATGTCCCAGGAAGGCCCCCACTATGCCGAAGGGGATGGCCAGCATGATGATGAGGGGCTGGGTGAAGGAGCGAAGGGGAATGGCGATGAGGACATAGATGAGCACGAGGGCCAGGACGAATTCCTTGCGGATCTGACGGAGGGTGCGGGCCTCCTCACGCCCCTCCCCCTCGAAGGACCAGGTGAGCCCGGGATAGCGCTTCACCAGTTCGGGAAGGATTTTTTCCCTGAGGATCCTGCGGGCCTCGCTCCCGGTGATCTTGCTTTCGTCCACCCCGGCCCGCACATAGATCACCCGCCGACGATTGAGCCGCTCGAGTTTCACATAACCGGGGGCAAAGTAAGGCTCGGCCACCTCGAGAAGCGGCACGCTTCGACCCCCCGGAAGGTGAATCCGGAGGTGTTTGAGGGTTTCCAGGGTCTCCCGCTCCTTTCGGGTAAGGCGCACCAGGACGGAGATCTCGTCCTCGCCGCGCTGGAAGCGCAAGGCCTCGGCCCCGTAGAAGGCCGCCCGCACGGTGCGGGCCACATCCGAAAGGGTAATCCCCAGGGACCTCGCCCCGGGTTTGAGACGGAAACGCAACTCCTCCTTGCCCTCCACATAGCTGTCCTCTATGTCGTAAATACCCTTCATTCCGGCGAGTCTCTTTTTGAGATCCTCCACCGCGGAAAGGAGGACCCTTTCATCCGGATGGGAAAGGGCCACCGAAACGGGCTTCCCGAAGGAGAAGAGTTCCCCGGAAAAGACCAGGGAATCCACCTCGGGGACGGGCCCCACCGCCCTGCGCCAGGCGGAAACGAGTTCCCGGGTGCTTATCCCGGGTCGTTTCCCGGCCTCCACCAGACGGATCTCGATTCCGGCGATGTGGCTGCCCATCTCCGGAGGGCCTCCGTGAGGGGTGGATATGGTGGACCCCACGGAAACGAGACTGTACTCGAGGAGCCTGCGTCCGTAGCGCCTTTCCGCCTCCCGCACTACCCGAACCCCCGCGGCCTCGATGCGACGGGCCACGGCCAGGGTTTCCTCCACGGGAGATCCCGCGGGAAGTCGCACCACCGCCATGAGGCGATTTCCCTCCACCCGGGGGAAGAAACTGAACCGCAGCCTCCCCCCGAGCCACAGGGAAAACACGATAAGGAGGAGGGAAAGAAGAGAAGCCACCGTCAGCCAGCGCCAGGAAAGGATCCGGACGAGCCCCGGCCGATAGATCCTTTCCAGGAACCGCTCGAGCGGACCCGAAAGAAGGGGCCTTCGGCGAGGAATGGTGGCCCCGCGAAGGTGGGTCGGAAGCACCAGGAGGGCCTCGGTGAGGGAGCCGGCCAGAACCAGGATCACCACCAGAGGGATCACCCGCATGAAGCGCCCCATGGCCCCCACCCCGTAAAGCAACGGCCAGAAGGCGGCGATGGTGGTGAGCACGGAAAAGATCACCGGAGTGGCCACCTCAAGAGTCCCCTCCACGGCGGCGGAAAAGGGATCCCGCCCCTCCTCGCGTTTCTTGAACACACTCTCCCCCACCACTATGGCGTCGTCCACCACGATGCCCAGCACCAGGATGAAGGCAAAGAGGGAGATCATGTTGAGCGAGACCCCGAAGTGCGGCATCAACCAGAGGGCAAAGGCAAAGGAGACCGGGATACCCAGGACCACCCAGAAGGCCAGATTGAGGTGCAGGAAGAGCCCCAGGAGGACGGTCACCAGGATCATGCCGTAGGTCATGTTCTTGAGAAGGAGTTTCATCCGGGCCCGGAGGACCTCGGTCCAGTCCCGCATGATTTCCAGGTGAAGACCCGGGGGGAGAAGGGCTCGTATCTCCGGAAGGTGGCGTTTGACCGTGTTCGCGATGGTGAGCACGCTCTGATCCCCCATGCGGAAGACCTCGATCACCGCCGCGGGTTTCCCGGCGTAAAAGACCGCGTAGTCCACGCTGTCCCGCAGTTCCTCCCGGATCCGGGCGAGATCCCGCAGACGAACCACCCCGCCTTTGTCCCCGGCCAGGATCCGGAGCGTCCCGTATTCCTCCCCGAAATATCGGCGACCGCGCACCCGGACCAGGTATTCCTCGTGGGGATTCTTGAGACGACCGGCGGGAAGATCCAGGGTCTCGCGACGGATGATCTCCGCAACCTCCGAAAGACTGAGGCCGTACTTGCGGAGCTTCTCCTCCGGGATTTCGATGTGAATCTCCCGGGGAAAGAGTCCGTAGTACTCCACCTCGGTCACCCCGGGAAGAGAAAGGAGGGCGTTCTTGACCCTCTCGGTCCAGTACTTGAGGGTCTCCCGATCCACCTCACCGTAGAGGGCGAGATTCAGCACCTCGCTGCGGAGGACCACCCTCTTGACCACGGGTCGCTCCGCCTCCGCCGGGAGGGAGGAGATGCCGTCCACCTCGGTTTTTACCTCCTCCAGAAGCTCCCCGGGATCGCGGCCGCGGGCCACCTCGATGGTGATCCGCGCCTCCCCCTCCCGGGCCACGGACACGATCCGCTCGATTCCCGAAAGAGAGGCCACCCGCTCCTCAATGGGCTTGACCACCGATTCCTCGATCTCCCGGGGCGAGGCCCCGCGGTATTCCACGGAGACCACGATCTGATCCGGGGCCACCTCCGGAAAGACCTCCACCTTAATGGTGAAAAGGGAAAGGAGCCCGGCGACCAGCACGAAGATCATGAGAAGGTTGGCGGCCACATGGTTTTCGGTAAACCAGGAGATGAGCGACCTCATCGGACCACCTTCACCAGGGCTCCCTCCGTGGCTCCGGAAAGCCTCTGGGCCACCACCCGGTCGCCGGCCTTGAGTCCGGAAAGCACCACCACGGTGTCCTCGTTCTCCTGGAGGACCCGCACCCGGCGGCGCTCGAGTCTCTCACCGGTCCCCACCACCCAGACGAAGGCCTCCCCCCGCACCCGGTGAAGGGCCTCCCGCGGAAGCACGAACACCTTCGGATAGGTGGAACCGAATATTCTTACGGTAACGAAGGTGTTCGGAAGAAGGGGAGGACGGCCCGGAGGGTCCTCCAGACGGAGATAGAGGGGAAAGAGACGGGTCTTTTCCTCCACCGCCCCTCCGGCCCGCACCACCCTGGCCCGGTAGCGATAGATTCGATCCCCGGCCTTCCAGACCACCTCCGCCCGGGACCCTTCGGTCTTGCCGGAGGCGTTAAATCCCGGCACCCTGAGATAGGGGAGAAAGTAATCGGCCACCGGGGCGTAGACCTCCACCCCCACCACCGGATAGAGGACGGCGAGCACCCGCCCCGGGGAGGCGTAACCGCCCACCTCCACCCCGGCCTCGAGGACCCGTCCCCGGTAAGGGGCCCTTATCTCCGTGCGGGCGAGATCGGCCCGGGCCCGGGTGAGGGCCGCCCGGGCCGCCCGCACCCGGGCCCTCGCGGCGGAAAGCTCCGGGGTTTTGGCCACTAGCGGCGGGGGAGGCTCCTCCGGATGAAGCGTTCGCCATTCGGCCACCGAGCGCTCCGCCTCGGCGGAAAGCTCGGCAAGGGCCCTTTCGGCCTCGGCGAGCTCCGCCTCGGCCCGGGACACGGCCGCCCGATAATCCGTGGGGTCGATCCGCACCAGCACCTCCCCCCGCTCCACCACCGCCCCGGGAAGAAGACGGGGGGACACATAGATAATCCTTCCGGCCACCTCCGCGGCCAGCTCCGTGCGCCGCGGGGCCACCACCGTGCCGGTGGTCTCCACGGTGTAGGTGTAGGACCGGGGACGGGCCACGAGCACCCGCACCGCGAAGGCGGCCCGGGGGCGCTTCACCGCCCGGGGCCTGGGTCTCGATACGACGAGGTAGTACGAAAGCCCCGCCCCGACCGTAAGCACCAGAAACGCGGCCAGGGCCTGAAGGATCCCTTTTTTCATGGGTGGCCTCCGCCGGTGGTGTCCACGGAAAATCCTCCCCCCAGAGCCTCAAACAGGGAGACCCTGTTCAAAAGCAGGGCCAGCCGTGCGGAAAGAAGCCTTCTTTTAAGTTCGAGAAGGGTGAGGCGCTTTTCCAGGCACACGGGGAGCGTCACCAGCCCCTCCCCGAAACGCTCCGTGCAGAAGCGGAGTTCGGTCTCCGACGCCCGCACCTCCCTTTCCGTTTCCGAAAGCCGGCGGCGGAGTCTCTCCTCGGAAAGCAGGGCGAACTCCACCTCCCGAAAGGCCGTAAGTAAGGTTGAGGCGTAACGGGCCTCGGCCTCCCTGAGGGCGGCCCGTTCGGCCCTCTCCCCGGCGGCGAGTTTCCCGCCCTCAAAGAGCGGATGGGTGAGGGAAAAGGTGAGGGACCAGAGGCGGTTCCGGTGGGCCAGGAGATCGGAAAGGGCGTTCGAGACCCGTCCTTCCTCGGCGGTGAGAACGAGCCGGGGGAACCGGGCGGCCCTCGCGGCCCGCACCCGGGCCCTCGCGGCCCGGAGACGGGCCTCGGCGGCCCGTATGTCCGGACGCCGGCGGAGAAGCTCCGAGGGAAGACCGGGGGGTGGGAGGGGCACCGTCAGGGAACAGATCCCCTCGGGAAAACGCAGGAAGGATCGCCCGGAGGGATAGTCCCCGGCCAGAAGGGCGAGCTGCTGGAAGATCCCGGAAAGAGTCCGCTTTTTCTCCGGGATCTCCGCGGAAAGGGCGGCCAGGCGCCTGCGGAGGGCGAGAACCTCGGAGGCCGAAGCCCGTCCGGCCGCAAAACGCCCCTCCACAAGGGCGAGGTAGCGGGAAAGCACCCCTCTCTCCCGGCGTAGAAGATCCAGCTCGCAGCGGGTAAAGGCGGCCCGCAGGTAAAGGGAGACGGTTTCGGAGACCAGGGAGATGGCCAGGGCCCGGCGATCCTCCGTGGAGGCCAGCCATTCCCACCGGGCGGAAGCGGCCTCGGCGGAAATGCGCCGCCAGAGGTCCACCTCGTAAGAGATTCCCAGGCGTCCCCGGAACTCGCCGTAGATATATCCCGAAGCCCCCGGATAGGGGGTCCCCACGAAGGAGAGGCGCTGGCGGGTGCCGGAAAGCCCGGCCTCGGCCCGGGGCCACCTTTCCGAACGCCGGATCCCGAACCTGGCCGCAAGCTCCCGAATCCGCCAGGAGGCCTCCCGCAAGTCGTAATTCCGGTTGAGCACCCTCTCCACCAGCTCGTCGAGCTCTCCGATCCCCAGGGTGGTCCACCAGCGATCCGGGAGCCGCGGAAGGGTGTAGTGCGAGGGAGCGTTCACGAATTTTTCGGGAAAGGAGGGCGCGGGGAGGGAACGCTCGGGTCCGGCGGAACAGGCCGCAAGCAACATCACGGTTAAAATCGCCACCCATCCGCGCCTCATCAGGCCCCATTAAACTCCAACCTTCCCCGCTTGCGAAGCCCTCCGAAAGGTGGTAAAAAGGCCGCCGAAAACACACGCCCGGGAAACGGATCCTCCGGGGTGTCCGGTCTTTCCGGATGGGAGGATCCGGGGCGGAGGAAAAAACCCGAAAGGAGGTCTCCCTATGTCCCACATCACCATGAAGCAATTGCTCGAGGCCGGGGTGCACTTCGGTCACCAGACCCGGCGCTGGAATCCGAAGATGAAGCCCTTCATCTTCGGGGAACGCAACGGGATCCACATCATCGACCTCCAGCAGACCCTGAAGTACTTCGAGATCGCCTACGAGTTCGTGAAGAACACCGTGGCCGAGGGGGGCAAGGTCCTTTTCGTGGGCACCAAGCGCCAGGCCCAGGACACTATCCGGGAGGAGGCCACCCGTTGCGGCATGTACTATGTGGACCATCGCTGGCTCGGCGGCACGCTCACCAACTTTCGCACCATCAGACAGAGCGTGGAAAAGCTGCGCCGCATCGAGCAGTGGATGGAGGATGGCACCATCGAACGCTTCCCCAAAAAGGAACGGCTCAAGCTGGAACGCCTGCGTCAGAAACTGGAAAGGAACCTGGGGGGCATCAAGGACATGGAAACCCTGCCCCAGGTCCTCTATGTGGTGGATCCGAAGAAGGAGGAAATCGCAGTGCTCGAGGCCCGCAAGCTGGGTATTCCGGTGGTGGCCATCACCGATACCAACTGCGACCCGGACCTCATCGACTACATCATCCCCGGAAACGACGACGCCATCCGGGCCATAAAGCTTCTCACCTCCC encodes:
- the rpsB gene encoding 30S ribosomal protein S2, encoding MSHITMKQLLEAGVHFGHQTRRWNPKMKPFIFGERNGIHIIDLQQTLKYFEIAYEFVKNTVAEGGKVLFVGTKRQAQDTIREEATRCGMYYVDHRWLGGTLTNFRTIRQSVEKLRRIEQWMEDGTIERFPKKERLKLERLRQKLERNLGGIKDMETLPQVLYVVDPKKEEIAVLEARKLGIPVVAITDTNCDPDLIDYIIPGNDDAIRAIKLLTSRIADAVVEGLEIYREKVAAESDKEVEEAGEELSEEEKAEAIIEEVLREEEKEAELEEEAQKLEEEEE
- a CDS encoding efflux transporter outer membrane subunit, which gives rise to MRRGWVAILTVMLLAACSAGPERSLPAPSFPEKFVNAPSHYTLPRLPDRWWTTLGIGELDELVERVLNRNYDLREASWRIRELAARFGIRRSERWPRAEAGLSGTRQRLSFVGTPYPGASGYIYGEFRGRLGISYEVDLWRRISAEAASARWEWLASTEDRRALAISLVSETVSLYLRAAFTRCELDLLRRERGVLSRYLALVEGRFAAGRASASEVLALRRRLAALSAEIPEKKRTLSGIFQQLALLAGDYPSGRSFLRFPEGICSLTVPLPPPGLPSELLRRRPDIRAAEARLRAARARVRAARAARFPRLVLTAEEGRVSNALSDLLAHRNRLWSLTFSLTHPLFEGGKLAAGERAERAALREAEARYASTLLTAFREVEFALLSEERLRRRLSETEREVRASETELRFCTERFGEGLVTLPVCLEKRLTLLELKRRLLSARLALLLNRVSLFEALGGGFSVDTTGGGHP